From the genome of bacterium:
ATGAGGCGCTGGCAAAAATTCAAGGAGATGGTGTATTCCGAGTGCGCGTTGATTTTCTTTCCGGACTTAATTTTTATTTGCTTCGGGATCCGGGAGGCGCCGTTCAAAAATGGTTCGATTTGTCAAAGAAAACACCGACTTCAGAGATCTATAACAACATCGGAATTTCGCTGGTCGCAAAAAATGAGCTCGAAGACGCGGCATGGTATCTGAGTAAAGCGGTTGAATTGGATCCTGAGGAACCGGATTTTCGTTTTAATCTCGCAATCAGCAAATTTCAAAAAGAAGTAAATGAAGACGCAGCTCGTCATTTTCGTGAATCGGTTGAGCTGCGTCCCACGGATTATCAAGCTCTCTACTGGCTTGCTAAAACGTTGGAAAGGCAAAGAGCGCCGGAGTCAAAACAGCTTATGGTTCTCTTTCAAGAGCGGTTGCCCGGTGAACAAAAAGGAAAATTTCCAGCGCAATTCCCTGATATTAGACAACTCTTGCGACCTTCGCTATCCTATCTTGCAAAAGAAGAGAAGGATTATGCCTTACTTACCCGGACCAAATTAATCAAACAGAGGAATGAGTATGTAAAGACATATCAGGACAGCGCACGCAAGCAACTTGAAGGAAATCCGGCCGCTGCGATTCTTGAAATTAAGAAGGGGATCACATTCTCTCCGTTTGATTGGTACTTCTATTATTTATGGGGACGCGCTCTCGTGATCCAGGACAACAGGCCAGAAGCAGTCCCACAATTGCAATTCTCGCTTTGGTGCACGAACAACATCGATAGCCACATTCTGCTCGCTGAGCTGTACAGAGATAGCGAGCAGTATCCGGCGGCCAAGAAACACGTTCAGCAAATTCTGGCGCTGGACCCAAAGCACAAAAAAGCAATCGAGATCTGGAGCAAGATTCACAATAAGAATTAGTTAAAGGGGTTAAAAGTGTTTAAAGTGTTCAAAGTGCGTAGTAAAAACACTTTTAAACCCTTAAACACTTTCAACCCTTTGAACACTTTCTTATGAGCTTCCGTAGACTGCGGCTACTGACGGCGGGAGAGAGTCATGGTCCCGCATTAACCGCAATTCTTGAAGGCTTGCCGGCCCACCTTCCGATTTCACAGGAAAAACTGCAACACCAGATGAAGCGCAGGCAACTGGGATATGGCCGTGGCGCGCGAATGAAGATTGAAACGGATCAAGTCGAAATCACCGCCGGTTTGCGCTTTGGCAAAACGTTGGGCTCACCCATCAGTTTGCTGATTCGTAACCGCGATTTTCAGAATTGGGAAGAGATCATGAATCCCTGGCAAGAGCCTTCTCAGGCCAAACGGGCGGTCCATCGTCCGCGCCCGGGCCATGCTGATCTCGCAGGTGGATTGAAATATGGCGAGCAGGATTTGCGGAATATTTTGGAGCGTGCAAGCGCGAGAGAATCGGCGGCCAGAACCGCCTCGGGAGCGCTCTGCGCGCAGCTGCTGGAACACGCGGGAATCCAAATCGCGAGTCATGTGATTCGAATCGGTTCGGTGTCGTTGACGAACAGGAACGTCGGATGGGACAGGATCCAAAATGTTCAGGACAGCGATTTGCTTCGCTGTACGGATCCCATCATCGAACAGCAAATGGTGGATCAGGTGGATTCCGCTCAACAGAACAAGGAGACGCTCGGCGGCGAATTTGAAGTCGTTGCGCGAAATGTTCCGCCGGGTCTAGGGTCGCATATTCAGTGGGATCAAAAGTTGGATGGCAGAATCGCACAGGCGATTTTATCGGTTCCAGCGGTCAAGGCTGTATCGCTCGGTGACGCCATCACTCAGGCAGCATCCCCCGGGAGTCAGGCTCACGATGAAATCTATTTTGAAGAGGGACGCGGTTTTTTCAGGAAGACCAATCGCGCGGGCGGATTGGAAGGTGGAATCACCAACGGAGAAGAGATCCGCGTGACCGGTTTTATGAAACCGCTTTCGACCTTGATGAAACCTTTGCAATCGGTCGATGTGGTGACGAAGAAGGCGGAAGAAGCGGTTGTGGAACGTTCCGATACCTGCGCCGTTCCGGCTGCAGGCGTGGTTGCCGAAGCCATGATTGCAATGGTCTTGGCTGATGCTCTGCTGGAAAAATTTCCCGGCGATACGTTGGAGGAGTTGCTGGCAGCAATGCATTACTATCGAAAATACCTATCGAATTACTGACACGGGGACGCGCGCACGCCAGACGCGCAGACGCTAATACGCCCAACGCAAAACCATAGCGCCTACCGTATATCCGGCGCCCACTGCAGCCAGCAGAAGCATGCCGTCCTTTTTTAGCTTGTTGTCTTGAATAGCATCCTGCATGGCGAGTGGAATCGTTGCTGCGGTTGTGTTTCCGTACTTATGGATGTTGCGAATCACTTTATCATCGGAAAGCCCTAGTCTTTCAGCAGTCGCATTGATGATTCTCAAGTTGGCTTGATGCGCGATGAACACGTCCACTTTCTCAAAGGGAATCTGATTCTTCTCCAGAATCTTCTGGCTATATTCCCCCATCTTTTTCACGGCATATTTGAAAACCTGTTGCCCTTGCTGATGCACAAAGTGCATTCTTTTCTCAACCGTTTCGTGAGTCGTTGGATGCAGGCTCCCACCAGCCGGCATGTTTAAGTGGGCTCCGCCGGAACCATCCACTTCGTGGAGGTAGTCGATAATCCCTTCCCCTTCTTTACAGGGTTCCAGCAAAACAACGCCGGCGCCATCGCCAAAAAGCACGCAGGTTGTGCGGTCCGAATAGTTGATGATGCTCGACATGACATCGGCGCCTACCACCAGCACGCGGCGGTGCATTCCGCTGTGCACAAATTGAGCCCCTGCTGAAAGTGCGAAAACAAAACCGCAACAGGCTGCCGACAGATCGAATCCCCACATCTTCGTCGCGCCAATCTTGTGTTGCACGAGACAAGCCGTGGAAGGAAACATCATATCCGGCGTTACCGTGGCAACAATCACAAGATCAATATCATCCGGTGATAACTCCTTTTCTTTCAGCAGTTTCTTGATCGCCTCTGCCGCAAGATCCGAGGTGGCTACACCTTTGTCGACGACATGCCTCTCTTCAATCCCGGTGCGTTCGAGTATCCATTCGTTGTTTGTATCAACCAGCTTTTCCAGGTCAGAATTGCGAAGCAACCTCGGCGGAACATAAGTCGCCAGACCGGTGATTTTCGCCTTCATGTTCCGTATAAACTAGCCTAAATACCCTTTTCTTGCAAGTAATTCACCGCTGAGGACGCCGAGGTCGCTGAGAAAAAAATATTTCCTCTTTTCTCTGCGTTCTCAGCGTGCTCTGCGGTTGAAATTTGGATCTTTTTTCCATGGAAAGCGTTATTATTACTATGATGCGAAAGTCGCTTGCCTTGCTTTTGCTCCTGTTTCCCTTCGCTGTAACCGCTCAGGAGATTGTCAGCGATCCCACCTTTGAATATTCCGCGCCCGCAGCGGACAGCGGGGAACTCCTTGTCGATTTCGAGAATGACGAGGCCTTCTCAAGAATCAATGAAATTCTTTCCATTCTTGGTTTAGATAACAGCGAGTACTCCTGGCTCTCGAGGGAAGAAAAATGGTTGAAAGTGTTTAACTTTGCCACATTCAGCAACAATTTTCAAAGATATAACGAGGTAGATGCCGTCGAGCCTAACTATTACGCCACAGCCCTTTACGTCCCCAACGATCCTTACTACAAACATCAGTGGCACCTTGACATCATTGGGATGAAGGAAGCATGGGATTTTCCGCGTGGCAGCGATGTTATTGTTGCCGTGATCGATACAGGAGTCGCGTTCGAAAAGCATGGATCGCGTTTTCGCGTGGAGGATCTGGGCGAAACGCAATTCGCAAAACCACACAATTTCATATCAGGCGATGAACATGCCAGCGATGATCATGGTCACGGGACTCATGTTGCAGGGACAATCGCGCAGCTGACAAACAACAAAGTCGGAGTTGCAGGAGTCGCCCCGAACGTAAAAATCATGCCGCTGAAGGTTTTGAATTCCCGCGGCTTTGGAACTTACGGGGATATCGCGGCCGCTATTCGTTACGCTGCCGACAATGGAGCAAAGGTTATTAACATGAGTCTCGGTGGGCCGTTCCCCAGCTTCGTTTTGCATAAGGCCATTAAATATGCAAAAGAAAAAGGAGTGACGATCGTTTGCGCTGCGGGAAATAGTGGCCGATCCGGTTTGAGTTACCCTGCGAAATATTCGGAATGCATATCGGTCTCGGCGGTCCGCTTTGATCGCACCCTGAGCTGGTACTCCAGCTACGGCAAAGGCTTGACGATTGCCGCTCCAGGCGGCGATATGAACGTCGACCAGAACGGGGATGGTTTGATGGACGGCGTTTTGCAAAACACTTTGAATCCGCAGGATCCCACGAAACAGGGCTACTTCTTGTTCCAGGGAACGTCGATGGCAACTCCGCATGTCGCTGCAGCGGCTGCGCTTCTTGTTTCCCATGGTATTCAGGATCCAGATAAAGTTCGGGAATACCTTGAGTCTTCTGCGACAAAAGTGCAGGGTGGTTCCTCCGAAAAATATGGTGCCGGCGTCCTGAATGTGAACGCCGCACTCCGTTCAGCCTTCTCTTTTAGGAAAGTTAAAATCTTCTCCGTAGCGCTCCTGCTATTCTTGCTTTTGATCGCTCTTATAAATCGTGGACGTAGTTCTACGGAAAAGGTGCGGCTTGGTTTCGGTTCCGTTCTGGGATTGCTCCTGGGCGCCACGGGCCTCTTTTTCCTGGGCAAATGGCTCCCTTCCTTCTTATCGACTTCAATTTTGGAATGGCCGGCTTTCTTTGGCGCTGGAGCGAATCCTCTTTTCTGGAGCGTTTTACCGGTATTGCTGATTTCACTGATCGCCTATCCATGGAAACGGAGCATCGGTCTTGCAGTGGGCTTTGCTTCGGGGGCCGCAGCGTTTCTGATCGTGCAAGCCGCCTCACCCGTTGCAGGTTTAAGCTGGATTCCCGGTTCCATCCTGGAAGCGGCGTGGCTTCTTTTTAACGGACTGCTTTGCCTCGCTGTGGCATCGATTACTTCCTTCCGCTTGCGTTAACATCCATTCATTCTAATTTTGTAGTAACAGCTTTCCTTGCATTCTGAATGGTCAGGACTAGATTAGGGCGTATGTTCAGACCTACTGCAGAAAATCTGCAATCTCTCGTCGAGAAAGATCCACTGTTCCGTTTGTTGACAATTCACATTTGTTGTAGTTATACTGCCTTTTACTTTCAGAGAGGTGTGGGAATGAAGGACCATTTGTTCTATCTCGTGGATGCGAATGTAGCTGTTCCTTTGCGGAGCCATTTTAAAATTCAAAAGAAGTTTGTTGAAACGACAAATTTTGTGCCTGAAATGCTTCCTGCAAACGAACCTGTCCTGATGAATTCCAATGCAGTTATTTCAAAAGGAGACACCTGGATGCTCGATCTCGATTTATTAATGGAAAATGATTCAACTAGTAGGATGAAATCTCCTTTTTCTCCTTCAGATTCTTTTCTTCGATTGATGGATGAAGATGATGACAAGGACAAGAAGGAAGAGGACTGGGATGAAGACGAAGAAGAGTGGGATGATGAAGAGGATGAGGATGATGATGAAGAATGGGATGAAGATGATGAAGACTGGGATGAAGACGAAGACTGGGACGACGAAGATCTAGATGACGAAGATGAAGAATGGGATGAGGATGAAGAAGAAGAGTAATCCCATTTTATGACCGCAGTTCTTATTCAAGGCGAGGCGACTGGTTAGTTAGCCTCGCCTTTTCCTTCTTTTACCGCACATTTGACTTTCCGCTGAACTCCGTATAGTCTTTGACCGATGTTCAATGAACATTGGTCAGTTTATGACGTATATTATAGTTGAAGCTCGTTTTTGGGAGTTCATATGTGGAGACTTGCTTTTAAGAATCTGATTCACGATCGCATTCGTCTGACGATAACTCTTACAGGAATCTCCTTTTCTGTGGTCCTGATTCTCATTCAGGTCGGCATGTTCCTTGGTATGACATCCAACTCCTCAACGGTGATCGAACATTCGGCGGGCGATATCTGGATCATGGCCCGCAATTCGCAGAACTTCGACATGGTAAATCCTTTTCCGGAATCTCTCGTGACCGCAGCGCGATCGGTGAAAGGTGTGGAGTGGGCGGAAAATCTCATTCAACAATTCGCTTACATGAGATTAGAAAATGGTGGAACAGAGCAAATCGAAATCATCGGATTCGACTTAAACGGAAAAGTGGGGAGACCATGGAACGTG
Proteins encoded in this window:
- a CDS encoding tetratricopeptide repeat protein: MKSILLLLFVFISVPVFAFQSIVILPFSNESKTQQIYWLGEGFAESLSEEMLLKNAYVLQRPERKAAFDELRLPYVGHVSRATMLKIGRNLGADYIVFGTYNLEQKNLKVEARVIRTSSSKLSTPIQAAGSLDQLYHVQTALKKGLKGYFSAEKLEASESRADVSSVPLHAYELYIKGLLEASDSEKVKFFQRAIEAHPGYSQAIYRLGLALFRLGRFKESNEALAKIQGDGVFRVRVDFLSGLNFYLLRDPGGAVQKWFDLSKKTPTSEIYNNIGISLVAKNELEDAAWYLSKAVELDPEEPDFRFNLAISKFQKEVNEDAARHFRESVELRPTDYQALYWLAKTLERQRAPESKQLMVLFQERLPGEQKGKFPAQFPDIRQLLRPSLSYLAKEEKDYALLTRTKLIKQRNEYVKTYQDSARKQLEGNPAAAILEIKKGITFSPFDWYFYYLWGRALVIQDNRPEAVPQLQFSLWCTNNIDSHILLAELYRDSEQYPAAKKHVQQILALDPKHKKAIEIWSKIHNKN
- the aroC gene encoding chorismate synthase; this translates as MRLLTAGESHGPALTAILEGLPAHLPISQEKLQHQMKRRQLGYGRGARMKIETDQVEITAGLRFGKTLGSPISLLIRNRDFQNWEEIMNPWQEPSQAKRAVHRPRPGHADLAGGLKYGEQDLRNILERASARESAARTASGALCAQLLEHAGIQIASHVIRIGSVSLTNRNVGWDRIQNVQDSDLLRCTDPIIEQQMVDQVDSAQQNKETLGGEFEVVARNVPPGLGSHIQWDQKLDGRIAQAILSVPAVKAVSLGDAITQAASPGSQAHDEIYFEEGRGFFRKTNRAGGLEGGITNGEEIRVTGFMKPLSTLMKPLQSVDVVTKKAEEAVVERSDTCAVPAAGVVAEAMIAMVLADALLEKFPGDTLEELLAAMHYYRKYLSNY
- a CDS encoding ketoacyl-ACP synthase III — translated: MKAKITGLATYVPPRLLRNSDLEKLVDTNNEWILERTGIEERHVVDKGVATSDLAAEAIKKLLKEKELSPDDIDLVIVATVTPDMMFPSTACLVQHKIGATKMWGFDLSAACCGFVFALSAGAQFVHSGMHRRVLVVGADVMSSIINYSDRTTCVLFGDGAGVVLLEPCKEGEGIIDYLHEVDGSGGAHLNMPAGGSLHPTTHETVEKRMHFVHQQGQQVFKYAVKKMGEYSQKILEKNQIPFEKVDVFIAHQANLRIINATAERLGLSDDKVIRNIHKYGNTTAATIPLAMQDAIQDNKLKKDGMLLLAAVGAGYTVGAMVLRWAY
- a CDS encoding S8 family peptidase, whose amino-acid sequence is MESVIITMMRKSLALLLLLFPFAVTAQEIVSDPTFEYSAPAADSGELLVDFENDEAFSRINEILSILGLDNSEYSWLSREEKWLKVFNFATFSNNFQRYNEVDAVEPNYYATALYVPNDPYYKHQWHLDIIGMKEAWDFPRGSDVIVAVIDTGVAFEKHGSRFRVEDLGETQFAKPHNFISGDEHASDDHGHGTHVAGTIAQLTNNKVGVAGVAPNVKIMPLKVLNSRGFGTYGDIAAAIRYAADNGAKVINMSLGGPFPSFVLHKAIKYAKEKGVTIVCAAGNSGRSGLSYPAKYSECISVSAVRFDRTLSWYSSYGKGLTIAAPGGDMNVDQNGDGLMDGVLQNTLNPQDPTKQGYFLFQGTSMATPHVAAAAALLVSHGIQDPDKVREYLESSATKVQGGSSEKYGAGVLNVNAALRSAFSFRKVKIFSVALLLFLLLIALINRGRSSTEKVRLGFGSVLGLLLGATGLFFLGKWLPSFLSTSILEWPAFFGAGANPLFWSVLPVLLISLIAYPWKRSIGLAVGFASGAAAFLIVQAASPVAGLSWIPGSILEAAWLLFNGLLCLAVASITSFRLR